Below is a window of Syntrophomonas wolfei subsp. wolfei str. Goettingen G311 DNA.
AATCCCCCCAGGTTATGTACATATATATTACGGCCATGATGCAAGCTGAACTATGAGCGAATTTTAATCTAACTGTTGGCAAGGAGAATTTTTTAATGGAAAATCCGGCTGGCCTTAATATCCTCTTTAGTCTGGGCAAAATCCTTATTGCCCTTCTCCTGGTGCTGCTAAACGGGATTTTTGTAGCGGCTGAATTTGCCTTTGTCAAGGTTCGACCCACCCGCATCCGGCAACTGGTAGCGGAAGGTAATAAGAAAGCTGAGGGCGTACAGGAATGTATTGAAAAGTTGGATGCCTATCTTTCGGTAAGCCAACTGGGCATTACCCTATCCAGCCTGGGCCTGGGCTGGCTGGGCGAACCGGCTGTAGCCACTCTGCTCTCCCCTTTGCTGTTTCGCTGGGGTATAACCACCCCGGCCCTGGTTCATTCCATTTCTTTTCTGTTGGCCTTTTCCCTAATCACTTTTCTTCATGTAGTTTTCGGTGAGCTGGCCCCCAAAACCCTGGCCATTCAGAAGGCGGAAGCTATAAGCCTCTGGCTGGCAGGTCCCATGCGGGCTTTCTTTTATCTTTTTTATCCAGCGGTACATTTGTTAAACGGAACCGCCAATAAAGTAGTAAGGCTGCTGGGCTTGGAGCCGGAAGGGGAGATAGAGAGGATACACAGTGAAGAGGAATTGCGCATGCTCATTTCGGAAAGCTACCGGGGCGGTCAAATCAATAAGAGCGAACAGGAATTGTTGCAAAATGTTTTTCGTTTTGAAAACCGGATAGCAGAAGAAATCATGGTTCCTCGCCCAGAAGTGATTTTTTTGGACATCCAAGCCCCGCTGGAAGAGAACCTGGCTATAGCTCGCCAGTCCGGGCACACCAGGTTTCCCCTCTGTGACGGGAGCCCGGACCGGATAATCGGGCAGATAAATATTAAAGATATCATCTCCCGGGAGGAAGGAATAGAAGACCTGAACCAGATACGCCGGGATATTATCTTTATCCCTGAGGTTATGCCCCTGGA
It encodes the following:
- a CDS encoding hemolysin family protein; amino-acid sequence: MENPAGLNILFSLGKILIALLLVLLNGIFVAAEFAFVKVRPTRIRQLVAEGNKKAEGVQECIEKLDAYLSVSQLGITLSSLGLGWLGEPAVATLLSPLLFRWGITTPALVHSISFLLAFSLITFLHVVFGELAPKTLAIQKAEAISLWLAGPMRAFFYLFYPAVHLLNGTANKVVRLLGLEPEGEIERIHSEEELRMLISESYRGGQINKSEQELLQNVFRFENRIAEEIMVPRPEVIFLDIQAPLEENLAIARQSGHTRFPLCDGSPDRIIGQINIKDIISREEGIEDLNQIRRDIIFIPEVMPLERLLPEFQKRHQHIAVVLDEYGGTAGIVTLENVLEELVGEIQDEFDHEEPEVIVEESGRLLVSGRMFIEDAMERFDLAIDKEEEEQYNTLAGYVLGKLGQRPQEGDVVKQEHLQLEVVKMDGMRIDRIRIRKLPAKPRQD